A genomic stretch from Falco naumanni isolate bFalNau1 chromosome 6, bFalNau1.pat, whole genome shotgun sequence includes:
- the NTPCR gene encoding cancer-related nucleoside-triphosphatase isoform X1, which translates to MAKHVFLTGPPGVGKTTLIQKVTQALKSSGIPIDGFYTEEVREGGRRTGFDVVTLSGKRGPLSRVSSDSSTSRREYRVGQYVVDLVSFEHLVLPVLRNVSHGSDAEKKICVIDEIGKMELFSQAFIQAVRQMLAGSGTMVLGTIPIPKGKPLDLVEEIRSRKDVSVFNVSKENRNSILQDILAAVESCRK; encoded by the exons ATGGCCAAGCACGTTTTTCTCACCGGACCCCCAG gtgttGGAAAAACTACTTTGATACAGAAAGTCACTCAAGCTCTAAAATCCTCGGGCATTCCCATTGATGGATTTTACACAGAGGAAGTTAGAGAAGGTGGCAGGAGAACAGGATTTGATGTTGTCACTTTATCTGGAAAACGAGGACCTTTATCTAGAGTCAG ttCTGATTCTTCTACTTCGAGACGTGAATATCGGGTTGGACAGTATGTTGTAGACCTTGTTTCATTTGAGCATTTGGTTCTACCTGTGCTGAGAAAT GTAAGCCATGGCAgtgatgcagagaaaaaaatttgtgTCATAGATGAGATTGGTAAAATGGAACTCTTCAGCCAGGCTTTTATTCAAGCTGTTCGTCAAATGCTGGCTGGCTCAGGGACCATGGTGCTTGGAACTATTCCAATACCTAAGGGAAAGCCATTGGATCTTGTTGAAGAAATAAGAAGTAGGAAAGATGTGAGTGTGTTCAAT GTTagtaaggaaaacagaaacagcattttgcaagACATCTTGGCAGCTGTGGAATCCTGCAGAAAATGA
- the NTPCR gene encoding cancer-related nucleoside-triphosphatase isoform X2, with amino-acid sequence MAKHVFLTGPPGVGKTTLIQKVTQALKSSGIPIDGFYTEEVREGGRRTGFDVVTLSGKRGPLSRVSSDSSTSRREYRVGQYVVDLVSFEHLVLPVLRNVSKENRNSILQDILAAVESCRK; translated from the exons ATGGCCAAGCACGTTTTTCTCACCGGACCCCCAG gtgttGGAAAAACTACTTTGATACAGAAAGTCACTCAAGCTCTAAAATCCTCGGGCATTCCCATTGATGGATTTTACACAGAGGAAGTTAGAGAAGGTGGCAGGAGAACAGGATTTGATGTTGTCACTTTATCTGGAAAACGAGGACCTTTATCTAGAGTCAG ttCTGATTCTTCTACTTCGAGACGTGAATATCGGGTTGGACAGTATGTTGTAGACCTTGTTTCATTTGAGCATTTGGTTCTACCTGTGCTGAGAAAT GTTagtaaggaaaacagaaacagcattttgcaagACATCTTGGCAGCTGTGGAATCCTGCAGAAAATGA